The Halostagnicola larsenii XH-48 region TCCTGACTCGACTGTGGGAAGTCTACGAGACGGTCTACAACGGCCGCTCCGACGAACCGCCGTTTTCCTTCGTCGAAATCACGGACTGCATCCGCGGCCTCGAGCCGCGACTCGCCGAGGGGGCGCGGATAACGGGCCGGGTGATCGGGGAGTTCGTCGGAACCGGTCGGCCCTGCGAACTCGAGGGCGAGTTTATCGGTGTCGAGTACACCGGCTCGCGTTCAGACGACGAACCGGCTTCGCTGCTCGAACTCGCGGCGGAGGCGACGATCCGCTTCGAAACGGACGATGGGGTGTACACCGTCGGCGGGTGCGGCGCGGATACCGAAGACGTCGCCGGGAAGCGGTTTATCGTCGGACGGATCGATGAGCGGCGGGCCGACGAGTGAGTCAGACGCCCGTGCGACCGGTCAATCCGAGGTCGTTACCTCGCCGTCGGCGGCGGTTCGAGGGCCGTGCGGGAGAATCGCCGTGAAGAGCACGATCGCGGCGACCAGTACCAGCGCCGGGACGAACGCGAGCCGGAGCGTCGCGGTTTCGGCGACCATTCCAATCGCGACCGGGCCGATGACGAACCCGCCGTATCCCGCCGAGGAGACGGCCGCGATTGCCGGTTCAGTCGGAGCCTGCGGGTCGTGGGTGCCGGCCATACTCAAGATGACCGGCATGACGCCGGCGAGGCCCAAGCCCAGCAGTCCGAACCCGAACAGCGAGAACAGCGTCTCGCCCACGAGCGTTATCGCGAGACCCGCCGCGGAGACGACCGCTGCGATGCGGATGAACCGGTGGGAACCGAACGTTTCGACCGCGCGATCGGAGAGAAACCGTCCGACCATCATCATCGAGGAAAACGCCGCGAACCCGAGGGCGGCGACGCTCGCCTCCGCCCCGGTTGCGCTCTCGAGGAAGACGGCGCTCCAGTCGTTCGCGACGCCCTCGACGAACAGCGCGCAGAAACCGATGGCACAGAAGCCGACGAGCGTTCTCGAGGGAAGCGCGAACGTCGGACCCGTCCCCGCGCTCTCGGATTTCGGAAGGAGCCAGCCGCTGATCGCGAGGCCGGAGAGGAGCAGTCCGCCGCCGACGAGCGAAAAGTGCGCCCGAACGGGGAGTCCGATGCCGGCGGCGACCGCCCCCAGACCGGCTCCGATCAGTCCGCCGGCGCTGAACATGGCGTGGAAGCTTCCCATGATCTGTCCCGGATACCCCCGCTCGATCCGCACCCCCTGTGCGTTCGCGGCGACGTCGACGAGCCCTTTCCCGAAGCCGAAGACGACCAGCAGGCCGACGAGCGTCCAGAGCCCGTTCGCGAACGCGGCCAGCGGGAGCGCGAGACAGTAGACGATCAGGCCGGCGCGGATGACGGTCCGCCCGCCGCGGGCGGAGACGAGCACGCCGCTCGTTGCGAGGCCGCCGATGCTTCCGAGCGCCAGACCGAGCAGTGCGAGCGCGATGTCGCCCTCGGAAAGCCCGAGCGAAGCGCTCACCGCCGGAATGCGGACGGCCCACGTCGCGAACAGTACCCCGACGATGCCGAACGCGAGCGAGTCGGCGACTCGAGCACGGGATGGCCTCGCGCTTGCCGCGTCGGGAGACCACCGATTCGACAGGCCGGCTACCAGGCGGGTTCGAAGTCCCATCACCCACGGGTCCGCCTCAGCGACTGATAAGACTTATCAGATTTTGAACAATTGCTGTTGTACTATCCGCGCGGACACCGAGGCAGCCTGCTACCCCATCGTGATTATCTGCGATTGGAGACAGTCTGTCGAACCGACACCGAGCAGTTCAGCTATATCGATCGGATACCACTAGACAGTAATGGTTTCCCTCAACACCGTTTTCGAACTGCTCAGCGATGAACGCCGGCGGCACGTACTCTACTATCTGAGAGATCACGGCGGCGAGGTTTCGGTAGAGGAGTTGATCGACACCGTCGCGGAGTGGGAAACGAATACCCCGCCGCCTGCGATTCCCGACGAGTTCCTCGCCGAACTCGAACTCGAGTTACAGCACGTCCACCTCCCGAAAGCGAGTACCGTCGAGTTTATCGAGTACGTTCCGGAGGACGGCGTCGTGAGAATTCGGGGAGCGCCCTCGGAGTTCACGACCGTCGTGACCGTCGCCCGGCTCATCGAACGACCGACCGAGGAGTGACCACCTTCGCGCACC contains the following coding sequences:
- a CDS encoding MFS transporter; translated protein: MGLRTRLVAGLSNRWSPDAASARPSRARVADSLAFGIVGVLFATWAVRIPAVSASLGLSEGDIALALLGLALGSIGGLATSGVLVSARGGRTVIRAGLIVYCLALPLAAFANGLWTLVGLLVVFGFGKGLVDVAANAQGVRIERGYPGQIMGSFHAMFSAGGLIGAGLGAVAAGIGLPVRAHFSLVGGGLLLSGLAISGWLLPKSESAGTGPTFALPSRTLVGFCAIGFCALFVEGVANDWSAVFLESATGAEASVAALGFAAFSSMMMVGRFLSDRAVETFGSHRFIRIAAVVSAAGLAITLVGETLFSLFGFGLLGLGLAGVMPVILSMAGTHDPQAPTEPAIAAVSSAGYGGFVIGPVAIGMVAETATLRLAFVPALVLVAAIVLFTAILPHGPRTAADGEVTTSD
- a CDS encoding DUF7344 domain-containing protein, with translation MVSLNTVFELLSDERRRHVLYYLRDHGGEVSVEELIDTVAEWETNTPPPAIPDEFLAELELELQHVHLPKASTVEFIEYVPEDGVVRIRGAPSEFTTVVTVARLIERPTEE